One region of Gossypium raimondii isolate GPD5lz chromosome 6, ASM2569854v1, whole genome shotgun sequence genomic DNA includes:
- the LOC105774332 gene encoding auxin-responsive protein IAA18, with protein MESGCSKKLLDLIPQEKKWGFIENQNGISHGSSEEKKLELKLGPPGEEDEPLVSFGYFSSTKSNAKHAHNKFPPPQEDHRGGVVLAASWAKNHHHQPKPPNCSQKRTAPGPVVGWPPIRSFRKNLATTSKLASESPTSLPHKVANERNPAAPETRGKGLFVKINMDGVPIGRKVDLKAYDSYEKLSTAVGELFRGLLAAQRDPSADGPKQEEEKAITGVLDGNGEYTLVYEDNEGDRMLVGDVPWHMFVSTVKRLRVLKSSELSVINLGSSKKGKRVQN; from the exons ATGGAGAGTGGTTGTTCAAAGAAGCTTCTTGATTTGATTcctcaagaaaaaaaatggggtTTCATTGAAAATCAAAATGGTATAAGCCATGGATCATCAGAAGAGAAGAAACTAGAGCTGAAGCTTGGTCCACCAGGTGAAGAAGACGAGCCTTTGGTCTCATTTGGGTATTTTTCTTCAACGAAAAGCAATGCAAAACATGCACATAATAAGTTTCCACCACCACAGGAGGACCACCGTGGTGGGGTGGTTTTGGCTGCCTCTTGGGCCAAAAACCACCACCACCAGCCAAAGCCTCCCAACTGTTCTCAAAAGAG GACTGCTCCCGGTCCGGTCGTGGGATGGCCGCCGATTCGCTCATTCAGGAAAAATCTTGCAACCACTTCAAAACTAGCTTCTGAATCACCAACTAGTCTCCCTCACAAGGTTGCTAACGAAAGAAATCCAGCGGCCCCCGAGACTCGTGGTAAGGGTCTATTCGTGAAAATCAACATGGATGGAGTCCCAATCGGACGGAAAGTCGATCTCAAAGCCTACGATAGCTATGAAAAACTGTCGACTGCGGTTGGTGAACTCTTTAGAGGCCTCCTTGCAG CTCAACGAGATCCCTCTGCTGATGGACCGAAGCAAGAGGAAGAGAAAGCGATTACCGGTGTATTGGATGGAAATGGGGAATATACACTCGTTTACGAGGATAACGAAGGCGACCGGATGCTTGTCGGTGATGTCCCGTGGCA TATGTTTGTATCGACGGTGAAGCGGCTGCGTGTGTTGAAGAGCTCGGAACTCTCCGTTATCAACC TTGGAAGCAGTAAGAAGGGAAAGAGGGTGCAAAACTAG
- the LOC105774063 gene encoding ESCRT-related protein CHMP1B has product MGNTEKLLNQIMELKFTSKSLQRQSRKCEKDEKSEKLKVKKAIEKGNMDGARIYAENAIRKRNEQMNYLRLASRLDAVVARLDTQAKMTTINKSMANIVKSLESSLATGNLQKMSETMDQFEKQFVNMEVQAEFMESAMAGSTSLSTPEGEVNSLMQQVADDYGLEVSVGLPNAAAHAVPTKTEEKVDEDDLSRRLAELKARG; this is encoded by the exons ATGGGGAACACCGAGAAGCTCTTGAACCAGATCATGGAGCTGAAATTCACGTCCAAATCGTTGCAACGCCAGTCGAGGAAGTGCGAGAAGGACGAGAAATCCGAGAAATTGAAGGTGAAGAAGGCGATCGAGAAAGGTAACATGGACGGAGCTCGTATCTACGCCGAGAACGCCATTCGAAAGCGCAACGAGCAGATGAACTACCTCCGTCTTGCCTCGCGGCTCGATGCCGTTGTTGCTAGGCTTGATACTCAAGCTAAGATGACTACCATTAACAAGTCCATGGCTAATATTGTTAAGTCACTTGAATCTTCATTGGCCACAG GAAATTTGCAGAAAATGTCAGAAACAATGGATCAATTCGAGAAGCAGTTTGTGAATATGGAGGTTCAAGCAGAGTTTATGGAGAGTGCTATGGCTGGTTCTACTTCGTTATCGACACCCGAAGGTGAAGTCAACAGCCTGATGCAGCAAGTGGCTGATGATTACGGGTTAGAGGTCTCGGTTGGGTTGCCAAACGCTGCTGCTCATGCTGTTCCGACGAAGACTGAAGAGAAGGTCGACGAGGATGATTTGTCAAGGCGGCTTGCAGAGCTTAAAGCTCGAGGTTAG
- the LOC105773627 gene encoding protein CHUP1, chloroplastic isoform X2, producing the protein MSLTSEPEETSKQRMDDSTSISHDEDVFFLTEFDDLVKEFDFSAVVEPSPNLEVEAPRSDLDTLITLTSAKKDDYEQEIEHLRNMVKLLQEKEKNLEAQLLKYYGLKEQETAVTELVNRLKIKNTEVKLFSLKIESLQSEKRQLQSQVTGHEKAVAELESARSRIKMLKKKLKHEAEMNKEQIFNLQKRVARLQEQELEAPVNNPDIESKLQRLKILECEVEELRNVNTRLQMENSELARKLESTQILANSALEDPERKAIDETSNRLRQENEDLTKQIEQLQLHRCDDVEELVYLRWINACLRYELRNYQSPAGETVARDLSRSLSPKSEAKAKKLILEYAHTEGMGSIDFDCDQWSSSQASETQELDDPLIENSSATKPTNSGKNKFFKNLRRLIRRKDGHHADHASSMGRPDHVDDPPTWSSSTKSDSVTMVSSRSDRVTTPSQSSSGTSSDIPRWRSLNDEHIKNIEKFRSKCGSYGYRRFVAGKDGDDYPNFPLEPKLETDSDSFWKSELVKFGEVLEGARKVKIHKKSASII; encoded by the exons ATGTCATTAACTTCAGAACCT GAAGAAACGTCGAAGCAACGGATGGATGATTCCACGAGCATTAGTCACGATGAAGATGTGTTTTTCTTGACAGAGTTTGATGATCTTGTTAAGGAATTTGACTTTTCTGCTGTGGTTGAACCTTCTCCGAACCTGGAAGTGGAAGCACCGAGGTCGGATCTTGACACTTTGATAACGCTTACAAGTGCTAAAAAGGACGATTACGAGCAAGAGATTGAGCACTTAAGAAACATGGTAAAACTACTTCAGGAGAAGGAGAAGAATCTCGAGGCCCAGTTGCTCAAATATTATGGCCTTAAAGAACAAGAAACAGCAGTTACGGAGCTCGTAAACCGATTGAAGATAAAAAATACAGAGGTTAAACTTTTCAGTCTCAAGATTGAGTCCTTACAGTCGGAAAAACGACAATTACAAAGCCAAGTCACTGGTCATGAAAAAGCCGTAGCTGAGCTCGAAAGTGCAAGATCTCGAATTAAGATGCTAAAGAAGAAACTTAAGCATGAGGCTGAGATGAATAAAGAACAGATCTTTAACCTTCAAAAAAGAGTTGCTAGATTGCAAGAGCAAGAACTTGAGGCTCCGGTAAATAACCCGGACATCGAATCGAAGTTACAAAGGCTAAAGATTTTGGAATGTGAGGTAGAAGAGTTGAGGAACGTGAATACGAGATTGCAGATGGAAAACTCTGAATTGGCTCGGAAGTTGGAATCGACCCAAATCCTTGCGAACTCTGCTTTGGAGGATCCTGAG AGAAAAGCAATCGACGAAACGAGCAATCGTTTGAGGCAAGAAAACGAAGACTTGACAAAGCAAATCGAACAGCTCCAATTGCATCGATGTGATGATGTTGAGGAACTAGTTTATCTCCGATGGATAAATGCTTGTTTGCGGTATGAGCTGAGGAATTATCAATCCCCGGCCGGTGAAACAGTTGCTAGAGATTTAAGTAGAAGCTTAAGTCCGAAATCGGAGGCAAAAGCTAAAAAACTGATACTCGAATATGCACATACCGAAGGAATGGGTAGCATTGATTTTGATTGCGATCAATGGTCTTCTTCCCAAGCTTCCGAAACTCAAGAACTTGATGATCCTTTGATCGAGAATTCATCTGCTACAAAACCGACCAATTCGGGTAAAAATaagttcttcaagaatttacGGAGACTAATACGGAGAAAAGACGGTCATCACGCGGACCATGCTTCATCAATGGGCAGACCTGATCATGTTGACGATCCTCCAACTTGGAGTTCAAGCACAAAGAGCGATTCTGTAACCATGGTAAGTAGCCGGAGTGATAGGGTTACAACTCCATCTCAGAGTTCGTCCGGAACCTCTTCGGACATACCTAGATGGAGAAGTCTTAATGATGAACATATAAAGAATATCGAAAAATTTCGTAGCAAATGCGGTTCTTATGGATATAGAAGATTCGTAGCAGGCAAGGATGGTGATGATTATCCGAACTTTCCTCTCGAACCCAAACTTGAAACCGACTCGGATTCTTTTTGGAAATCTGAGTTAGTGAAGTTTGGAGAAGTTTTGGAAGGAGCACGAAAAGTCAAGATTCACAAGAAATCAGCAAGTATCATATGA
- the LOC105773627 gene encoding protein CHUP1, chloroplastic isoform X1: MEDDEEEDLDSKPLLLKFGVAVAVSFVGFLCYRFRTVNPNSVSDNRSEVDSGETDRSEDDFRAVKMSLTSEPEETSKQRMDDSTSISHDEDVFFLTEFDDLVKEFDFSAVVEPSPNLEVEAPRSDLDTLITLTSAKKDDYEQEIEHLRNMVKLLQEKEKNLEAQLLKYYGLKEQETAVTELVNRLKIKNTEVKLFSLKIESLQSEKRQLQSQVTGHEKAVAELESARSRIKMLKKKLKHEAEMNKEQIFNLQKRVARLQEQELEAPVNNPDIESKLQRLKILECEVEELRNVNTRLQMENSELARKLESTQILANSALEDPERKAIDETSNRLRQENEDLTKQIEQLQLHRCDDVEELVYLRWINACLRYELRNYQSPAGETVARDLSRSLSPKSEAKAKKLILEYAHTEGMGSIDFDCDQWSSSQASETQELDDPLIENSSATKPTNSGKNKFFKNLRRLIRRKDGHHADHASSMGRPDHVDDPPTWSSSTKSDSVTMVSSRSDRVTTPSQSSSGTSSDIPRWRSLNDEHIKNIEKFRSKCGSYGYRRFVAGKDGDDYPNFPLEPKLETDSDSFWKSELVKFGEVLEGARKVKIHKKSASII, translated from the exons atggaagatgatgaagaagaagatttgGATTCAAAGCCTCTTTTGCTGAAATTTGGAGTTGCTGTTGCTGTTTCTTTCGTTGGGTTTCTGTGTTATCGATTTAGAACCGTAAATCCCAATTCGGTTTCGG ATAATCGCAGTGAGGTTGATTCGGGTGAGACCGACCGGAGTGAAGATGATTTTCGAGCCGTAAAGATGTCATTAACTTCAGAACCT GAAGAAACGTCGAAGCAACGGATGGATGATTCCACGAGCATTAGTCACGATGAAGATGTGTTTTTCTTGACAGAGTTTGATGATCTTGTTAAGGAATTTGACTTTTCTGCTGTGGTTGAACCTTCTCCGAACCTGGAAGTGGAAGCACCGAGGTCGGATCTTGACACTTTGATAACGCTTACAAGTGCTAAAAAGGACGATTACGAGCAAGAGATTGAGCACTTAAGAAACATGGTAAAACTACTTCAGGAGAAGGAGAAGAATCTCGAGGCCCAGTTGCTCAAATATTATGGCCTTAAAGAACAAGAAACAGCAGTTACGGAGCTCGTAAACCGATTGAAGATAAAAAATACAGAGGTTAAACTTTTCAGTCTCAAGATTGAGTCCTTACAGTCGGAAAAACGACAATTACAAAGCCAAGTCACTGGTCATGAAAAAGCCGTAGCTGAGCTCGAAAGTGCAAGATCTCGAATTAAGATGCTAAAGAAGAAACTTAAGCATGAGGCTGAGATGAATAAAGAACAGATCTTTAACCTTCAAAAAAGAGTTGCTAGATTGCAAGAGCAAGAACTTGAGGCTCCGGTAAATAACCCGGACATCGAATCGAAGTTACAAAGGCTAAAGATTTTGGAATGTGAGGTAGAAGAGTTGAGGAACGTGAATACGAGATTGCAGATGGAAAACTCTGAATTGGCTCGGAAGTTGGAATCGACCCAAATCCTTGCGAACTCTGCTTTGGAGGATCCTGAG AGAAAAGCAATCGACGAAACGAGCAATCGTTTGAGGCAAGAAAACGAAGACTTGACAAAGCAAATCGAACAGCTCCAATTGCATCGATGTGATGATGTTGAGGAACTAGTTTATCTCCGATGGATAAATGCTTGTTTGCGGTATGAGCTGAGGAATTATCAATCCCCGGCCGGTGAAACAGTTGCTAGAGATTTAAGTAGAAGCTTAAGTCCGAAATCGGAGGCAAAAGCTAAAAAACTGATACTCGAATATGCACATACCGAAGGAATGGGTAGCATTGATTTTGATTGCGATCAATGGTCTTCTTCCCAAGCTTCCGAAACTCAAGAACTTGATGATCCTTTGATCGAGAATTCATCTGCTACAAAACCGACCAATTCGGGTAAAAATaagttcttcaagaatttacGGAGACTAATACGGAGAAAAGACGGTCATCACGCGGACCATGCTTCATCAATGGGCAGACCTGATCATGTTGACGATCCTCCAACTTGGAGTTCAAGCACAAAGAGCGATTCTGTAACCATGGTAAGTAGCCGGAGTGATAGGGTTACAACTCCATCTCAGAGTTCGTCCGGAACCTCTTCGGACATACCTAGATGGAGAAGTCTTAATGATGAACATATAAAGAATATCGAAAAATTTCGTAGCAAATGCGGTTCTTATGGATATAGAAGATTCGTAGCAGGCAAGGATGGTGATGATTATCCGAACTTTCCTCTCGAACCCAAACTTGAAACCGACTCGGATTCTTTTTGGAAATCTGAGTTAGTGAAGTTTGGAGAAGTTTTGGAAGGAGCACGAAAAGTCAAGATTCACAAGAAATCAGCAAGTATCATATGA
- the LOC105774110 gene encoding mitochondrial-processing peptidase subunit alpha: protein MYRVALSRFRALKGRSGNLAAARYATSSAVAPLDTPLDSVSLPPPLPDYVAPSETKIKTLSNGVRIASEQLPTPAASIGLFINCGSIYETPISSGASHLLERMAFKSTTNRSHLRVVREVEAIGGNTLASATRECMTYTFDALKTYVPEMVELLIDCVRNPAFLEWEINEELQKIKAELEEVSKNPERLILEAVHSAGYSGALANPLLVPESAIDRLNSDILEEFVTENYKGNRIVLAASGIEHEELLQIAEPLLSDLPAGPPLNEPKSVYVGGDFCRRADSSSTHFALAFEVPGGWNNEKDTVALTVLQMLMGGGGSFSAGGPGKGMHSRLYLRVLNEYQQIHSFSAFNSIFNNTGLFGIYGSTSSDFVSRAVEIAAEELLVLATEGSVSQLMIKRAQEATKSAVLMNLESRMIIAEDIGRQILTYGERKSVNAFLKMVDEVTLRDITNMAKKIISSPLTMASYGDVFRVPSYESVSSKFRAK from the exons ATGTATAGAGTTGCTCTTTCACGTTTCAGGGCTCTCAAG GGCCGTTCCGGTAATTTAGCAGCTGCACGTTATGCGACTTCGAGTGCCGTTGCTCCTCTGGACACACCATTAGACAGCGTTTCCCTTCCGCCACCACTACCTGATTACGTAGCACCTAGTGAAACTAAGATTAAAACCCTATCCAATGGTGTGAGAATAGCCTCAGAGCAATTACCG ACTCCTGCTGCCTCAATCGGCTTATTCATTAATTGTGGTTCCATTTACGAGACACCAATATCATCTGGTGCCTCCCACTTGCTCGAGCGAATGGCATTCAAGAGCACGACGAACCGTAGCCACTTGCGTGTTGTTAGGGAAGTCGAGGCAATTGGAGGTAACACATTAGCCTCGGCCACTAGGGAGTGCATGACGTACACCTTTGATGCCCTTAAGACCTATGTACCCGAAATGGTAGAATTGCTTATTGACTGTGTGAGGAACCCTGCTTTTTTGGAATGGGAAATTAACGAAGAG TTGCAAAAGATTAAAGCCGAGCTTGAGGAAGTTTCAAAAAATCCCGAGCGCTTAATTTTGGAGGCAGTTCACTCTGCTGGTTACTCTGGTGCACTGGCAAATCCTCTCTTGGTTCCCGAGTCAGCAATAGACAGATTGAACAGCGACATTTTGGAAGAATTCGTTACT GAGAACTATAAGGGGAATAGAATTGTCCTGGCAGCTTCCGGCATTGAACACGAAGAGCTTTTGCAGATTGCCGAGCCCCTTCTTTCTGATCTCCCAGCTGGACCCCCTCTAAACGAACCGAAATCTGTTTATGTTGGTGGCGATTTTTGTCGCCGAGCTGATTCATCG AGTACCCATTTCGCTCTTGCTTTTGAAGTACCTGGTGGTTGGAATAATGAGAAAGACACTGTCGCTCTGACTGTACTGCAG ATGCTCATGGGTGGTGGTGGCTCGTTTTCAGCTGGGGGTCCCGGGAAAGGGATGCACTCTCGGCTAT ATCTCCGTGTATTGAACGAGTATCAGCAGATTCATTCCTTTTCTGCATTCAATAGCATCTTCAATAACACGGGATTGTTTGGCATCTATGGCAGCACG AGCTCCGATTTCGTGTCAAGGGCCGTTGAGATAGCAGCAGAAGAATTACTTGTGTTGGCAACTGAAGGATCAG TTTCTCAGCTAATGATAAAACGTGCTCAAGAGGCTACAAAATCGGCAGTACTAATGAATCTAGAATCTAGA ATGATTATAGCGGAAGATATCGGAAGGCAGATTTTGACATACGGTGAAAG GAAATCCGTAAATGCGTTTTTAAAGATGGTGGATGAAGTCACGTTGCGCGATATTACCAACATGGCTAAGAAGATTATATCCTCGCCTCTAACCATGGCATCTTACGGTGACG TTTTTCGAGTCCCCAGCTACGAATCAGTTAGCAGCAAGTTCCGTGCTAAATAA